One window from the genome of Phycisphaerales bacterium encodes:
- a CDS encoding VWA domain-containing protein: MTFLAPFAALVAAALTVPPVIAFYLLKLRRRPVRVGSVLFWERAVRDAQGNAPWRMVRPQTQLLLQLLALALLLLAFARPVIPSTLGGRVMLVLDRSASMNATDGAGGVSRFEEARTRLRAMARELAAGSDAQVMVVALGAEAVPLTPWTGDRAVLLGAIDAVEPTDEEASGEALAELVRLASAREDVGGEEAGEATPDEPRVLTLVLASDGAVPPPTDPLPANVRVRLEPVGGAAEAGNAGNAGIVALAAQRQYEDPATVRVFARVLATGEMRRELPVRLALDGEVVAEAVAQLGQEGEDAEQTEASVSLSAVAPGAGVLSVLLPGQDVLAADDVASLWLRTAGRPRVMQVIPETELVDPDRPGPVLLIAAVLQAMELGDIRIVRLSRYEQLAAGGDLPFDAIVFDRVSPRTPPPAPSLHFGPPPPMERRDAPPLPVVDAGEAGEAGGGTRVVSWRRTHPVMRDLALDQLAVAQPLIETGLPDGVRHTVLASGSRGPLIVAFEAERHRRIWVGFEPAMSNWPKLVSFPLFVAEAIDYLSMRGSRDAADGVRAGDAATLRLGRPRTQVRLVGAGTDLDLRLSTPSASPSVGPFERAGVYLLDQAAPGDQRGVAVNVMSNLESRVSMLEELPAGFGGLEADAADERTRGGERELWPWFLIAGLLVLSIEWLFSARGLAR, translated from the coding sequence GTGACGTTCCTGGCGCCCTTTGCTGCCCTCGTTGCCGCGGCGCTGACGGTGCCGCCCGTGATCGCGTTCTACCTGCTCAAGCTGCGGCGGCGGCCGGTGCGGGTTGGCAGCGTGCTGTTCTGGGAGCGCGCGGTACGAGACGCCCAGGGCAACGCGCCGTGGCGGATGGTGCGGCCGCAGACGCAATTGCTGCTCCAGTTGCTCGCGCTCGCGCTGCTGCTGCTGGCCTTCGCGCGGCCGGTCATCCCCAGCACGCTGGGCGGCCGCGTCATGCTCGTGCTCGACCGCTCGGCCTCCATGAACGCCACCGACGGCGCGGGCGGGGTGTCAAGGTTCGAGGAGGCGCGCACGCGGCTCCGCGCGATGGCCCGCGAGCTGGCGGCCGGGAGCGATGCGCAGGTCATGGTCGTCGCGCTCGGGGCCGAGGCCGTGCCGCTGACGCCGTGGACGGGCGACCGGGCCGTGCTGCTGGGCGCCATCGACGCCGTCGAGCCGACGGACGAGGAGGCCTCGGGCGAGGCGCTGGCCGAGCTGGTGCGCCTGGCCAGCGCGCGGGAGGACGTCGGCGGCGAAGAAGCGGGCGAGGCCACGCCCGACGAGCCGCGCGTGCTGACGCTGGTGCTGGCCTCGGACGGCGCCGTGCCGCCGCCGACCGATCCGCTGCCGGCGAACGTGCGCGTGCGGTTGGAGCCCGTCGGTGGCGCAGCCGAGGCGGGCAACGCGGGCAATGCCGGGATCGTGGCCCTCGCGGCCCAGCGGCAGTACGAAGACCCCGCGACGGTCCGCGTCTTCGCCCGCGTGCTGGCGACCGGCGAGATGCGGCGTGAGCTGCCCGTGCGACTGGCGCTCGACGGCGAGGTCGTCGCCGAAGCCGTCGCGCAGCTCGGGCAAGAGGGAGAGGACGCTGAACAGACCGAAGCAAGCGTGAGCCTCTCGGCCGTCGCGCCGGGCGCGGGCGTCTTGAGCGTGCTGCTGCCCGGCCAGGACGTGCTGGCCGCCGACGACGTCGCCTCGCTCTGGCTGCGCACCGCCGGCCGGCCGCGCGTGATGCAGGTGATTCCCGAGACCGAGCTGGTCGACCCCGACCGGCCCGGGCCGGTGCTGTTGATCGCCGCGGTTCTGCAGGCGATGGAGCTTGGTGACATCCGCATCGTCCGGCTGAGCCGCTACGAGCAATTGGCCGCGGGCGGCGACCTGCCGTTCGACGCGATCGTGTTCGACCGCGTCTCGCCGCGCACCCCGCCGCCGGCGCCGAGCCTGCACTTCGGCCCGCCGCCGCCCATGGAGCGCCGCGATGCGCCGCCGCTGCCGGTGGTCGACGCGGGCGAGGCAGGTGAGGCGGGGGGGGGCACGCGCGTCGTCTCGTGGCGGCGCACGCACCCGGTGATGCGCGACCTCGCGCTCGACCAGCTCGCCGTCGCCCAGCCGCTGATCGAGACCGGCCTGCCCGACGGCGTGCGGCACACCGTGCTGGCCAGCGGCTCGCGCGGCCCGCTGATCGTCGCGTTCGAGGCCGAGCGGCACCGCCGGATCTGGGTCGGCTTCGAGCCGGCGATGAGCAACTGGCCCAAGCTCGTGAGCTTTCCGTTGTTCGTGGCCGAGGCGATCGACTACCTCTCGATGCGCGGCTCGCGCGATGCGGCCGACGGCGTGCGCGCGGGCGACGCCGCGACGCTGCGGCTCGGCCGGCCGCGGACGCAGGTGCGGCTCGTCGGCGCGGGCACCGATCTGGACCTGCGGCTCTCGACGCCGAGCGCGTCGCCGTCGGTTGGTCCCTTCGAGCGCGCGGGCGTGTACCTGCTCGACCAGGCAGCGCCCGGCGACCAGCGCGGCGTCGCGGTCAACGTGATGAGCAACCTGGAGAGCCGGGTCTCGATGCTCGAGGAACTGCCCGCGGGCTTCGGTGGCCTCGAGGCCGACGCCGCCGACGAGCGCACGCGCGGCGGGGAGCGCGAGCTCTGGCCCTGGTTCCTCATCGCGGGGCTGCTGGTGCTGTCGATCGAGTGGCTATTCTCGGCGCGCGGGCTCGCTCGATAG
- a CDS encoding RlmE family RNA methyltransferase yields the protein MPKRVLHDQYFKKAKAEGYLARSAYKLLEIQERRGILRPGMAVLDLGCAPGSWLQVAAELVCGGGDEGLVAGIDLSDVREPMPPCVVTMRGDFTKQDAATLLEPLKRWRGDEQDRPGLYDVVISDMAPNTSGAGDHYKSVRLCEAILERLPDVLRPGGGLVYKVFEGETYPDLVKRTGAMFAQCRGLKPRATREVSTEMFVIATGYEPALGRLERPEGVAPPPPKPGKGWGS from the coding sequence GTGCCCAAACGCGTCCTCCACGACCAGTACTTCAAGAAGGCCAAGGCCGAGGGCTACCTCGCGCGTTCGGCGTACAAGCTGCTGGAGATCCAGGAGCGGCGGGGGATCCTGCGGCCGGGCATGGCCGTGCTCGACCTGGGCTGTGCGCCCGGGAGCTGGCTGCAGGTGGCCGCGGAGTTGGTGTGTGGGGGTGGGGACGAGGGGCTGGTCGCCGGGATCGACCTCAGCGACGTGCGCGAGCCGATGCCGCCGTGCGTCGTGACGATGCGCGGCGACTTCACGAAGCAGGACGCGGCGACGCTGCTGGAGCCGCTGAAGCGGTGGCGGGGCGATGAACAGGACAGGCCCGGGCTGTACGACGTGGTCATCAGCGACATGGCCCCGAACACGAGCGGGGCGGGCGACCACTACAAGTCGGTGCGGCTGTGCGAGGCGATCCTGGAGCGGCTGCCCGATGTCTTGCGGCCCGGCGGGGGGCTGGTTTACAAGGTGTTCGAGGGCGAGACGTACCCCGACCTGGTGAAGCGCACGGGCGCGATGTTCGCACAGTGCCGGGGCCTGAAGCCGCGGGCAACGCGCGAGGTCTCGACCGAGATGTTCGTGATCGCGACGGGGTATGAGCCCGCGCTCGGGCGGCTGGAGCGGCCCGAGGGCGTGGCGCCGCCGCCGCCGAAGCCGGGGAAGGGCTGGGGCTCGTGA
- a CDS encoding NADAR family protein, with translation MNDEPIRFYRLADEYGCFSNFSKHPITIDGKEWRTNEHYFQGQKFAGTEHEDEIRLTASPMVAARMGRARKRPLREDWESVKDDVMRTAVRAKFTQHADLRDILLGTGDAEIIEHTANDRYWGDGGDGSGKNMLGQILTEIRSELREQN, from the coding sequence ATGAACGACGAACCAATCCGCTTCTATCGCCTTGCCGACGAGTACGGCTGCTTCTCCAATTTCTCCAAGCACCCCATCACGATCGACGGCAAGGAATGGCGCACCAACGAGCACTATTTCCAGGGCCAGAAGTTCGCCGGCACCGAGCACGAGGACGAGATCCGCCTGACCGCCTCGCCCATGGTTGCGGCGCGGATGGGCCGGGCGCGCAAGCGTCCGCTTCGCGAGGACTGGGAGTCGGTGAAGGACGACGTCATGCGTACCGCAGTCCGCGCCAAGTTCACCCAGCACGCCGACCTGCGCGACATCCTGCTTGGAACGGGCGACGCCGAGATCATCGAGCACACGGCCAACGACCGCTACTGGGGCGACGGCGGCGACGGTAGCGGCAAGAACATGCTCGGACAGATCTTGACGGAAATCCGCTCAGAGCTTCGCGAGCAGAACTGA
- a CDS encoding 6-carboxytetrahydropterin synthase produces the protein MAEMFEITVQAGFNAQHAILIGGEREPQHGHDWLVEATIAGPTLDAEGLLCDFHAVEAALRAIVEPWIHGDLNLAEAFRGRTLEPTAENVALVIAAELERALEGRLPEGAGVSRVAVTEAPRCVATYLPPREGRRKG, from the coding sequence ATGGCCGAGATGTTCGAGATCACCGTCCAGGCCGGCTTCAACGCGCAGCACGCCATCCTGATCGGCGGCGAGCGCGAGCCCCAGCACGGGCACGACTGGCTCGTCGAGGCAACGATCGCCGGCCCGACGCTGGACGCCGAGGGCCTGCTGTGCGACTTCCACGCCGTCGAGGCGGCCCTGCGGGCGATCGTCGAGCCCTGGATCCACGGCGACCTCAACCTGGCCGAGGCCTTCCGCGGCCGCACGCTCGAGCCCACCGCCGAGAACGTGGCCCTGGTCATCGCTGCCGAGCTGGAGCGGGCCCTGGAGGGCCGCCTGCCCGAGGGGGCCGGGGTGTCCCGCGTGGCCGTGACCGAAGCGCCCCGCTGCGTGGCGACGTACCTTCCCCCCCGGGAAGGCCGACGGAAGGGCTGA
- the ppk1 gene encoding polyphosphate kinase 1: MTRQETRTAEAPEADGKAGRKADRREPAPEELFNRDLSWLAFNQRVLELSEDEATPLLERVKFLGIFASNLDEFFMKRVGLIRRQVDAGIEAPSPDGLTPRQQLDAVRAFVERLQARQADCWERTILPALEAEGVSLVGYDQLDDAERARLDQWFEDEVFPILTPLSIDPGHRFPFISNLSENLGVLLSGDGGPPEAPAAEAGLGRFCRLKIPDGVPRMVRCDDPMGEGEPASALAAEGRLRFTPLEQVMRANLGMLFPGVSVLATNAFRVTRSASVEVEDEAGDLLESVQEELRRRRFARPVRMEMTEEPNDDLAGFFATSLGLQPGDVYVRRGPLEYGDVMEIASLDLPHLKDKPWKPLTPPRLLGVDVRSGRGDIFAAIRERDIIAHHPYESFDDSVRAFVSAASRDPDVLAIKQTIYRTSRDSPFVRSLVRAAENGKQVACMVELRARFDEHRNVSFARRLEHAGVHVAYGIVGLKTHAKCSLVVRRERDGLRTYAHVGTGNYHPRTAQLYTDLSLLTCDPRITGEVLELFNAMTGYSLKGDYEHLLVAPTTMRPTFEALIDAEIEHARAGRPARIFAKLNSMEDRKMTARLYEASQAGVQVDLCVRGFCCLKPGVPGLSENIRVVSVIGRFLEHSRIFHFSAGKSDPLKGHWYMGSADWMYRNLNNRLEAICPIYDQDARRRLHEAIRVNLEDRDQAWDLQPDGTYTRRERAGRGTFATLMRLRQKAHAAALAAAGEQDR, translated from the coding sequence ATGACGCGGCAGGAAACACGCACGGCGGAGGCCCCCGAGGCCGACGGCAAGGCCGGCAGGAAGGCCGACCGGCGCGAGCCGGCGCCCGAGGAGCTGTTCAACCGCGACCTCTCGTGGCTGGCCTTCAACCAGCGCGTGCTCGAGCTCTCGGAGGACGAGGCCACGCCGCTGCTGGAGCGCGTGAAGTTCCTGGGCATCTTCGCGAGCAATCTTGACGAGTTCTTCATGAAGCGCGTCGGGCTCATCCGCCGCCAGGTCGACGCGGGCATCGAGGCCCCCTCGCCCGACGGCCTCACGCCCCGCCAGCAGCTCGACGCCGTCCGCGCGTTCGTCGAGCGGCTCCAGGCCCGGCAAGCAGATTGCTGGGAGCGGACCATCCTGCCCGCGCTCGAGGCCGAGGGCGTCTCGCTCGTGGGCTACGACCAGCTCGACGACGCCGAGCGGGCCCGGCTCGACCAATGGTTTGAGGACGAGGTCTTCCCGATCTTGACGCCGCTGTCGATCGACCCGGGCCACCGCTTCCCCTTCATCAGCAACCTGTCGGAGAACCTGGGCGTGCTGCTCTCGGGCGACGGGGGGCCGCCCGAGGCGCCGGCCGCCGAGGCCGGGCTCGGCCGCTTCTGCCGGCTCAAGATCCCCGACGGCGTGCCGCGCATGGTCCGCTGCGACGACCCCATGGGCGAGGGCGAGCCCGCGAGCGCGCTGGCCGCCGAGGGCCGGCTGCGCTTCACGCCGCTCGAGCAGGTCATGCGCGCCAACCTCGGCATGCTCTTCCCGGGCGTCTCGGTGCTGGCGACCAACGCCTTCCGCGTCACGCGGTCGGCCAGCGTCGAGGTCGAGGACGAGGCCGGTGACTTGTTGGAGAGCGTGCAGGAAGAGCTGCGCCGCCGCCGCTTTGCCCGGCCCGTGCGCATGGAGATGACCGAAGAGCCCAACGACGACCTCGCGGGCTTCTTCGCCACGAGCCTGGGCCTGCAGCCCGGGGACGTCTACGTCCGCCGCGGGCCGCTCGAGTACGGCGACGTCATGGAGATCGCCTCGCTCGACCTGCCGCACCTGAAGGACAAGCCCTGGAAGCCGCTGACGCCGCCGCGCCTGCTGGGTGTGGACGTGCGCAGCGGCCGCGGCGACATCTTCGCGGCCATCCGCGAGCGGGACATCATCGCGCACCATCCCTACGAGAGCTTCGACGACTCGGTCCGCGCGTTCGTGAGCGCCGCGTCGCGCGACCCGGACGTGCTGGCCATCAAGCAGACGATCTATCGCACCAGCCGCGACTCGCCCTTCGTGCGCTCGCTCGTGCGGGCCGCCGAGAACGGCAAGCAGGTCGCGTGCATGGTGGAGCTGCGGGCCCGCTTCGACGAGCACCGCAACGTGTCCTTCGCGCGGCGCCTCGAGCACGCGGGCGTGCACGTGGCCTACGGCATCGTCGGGCTCAAGACCCACGCCAAGTGCTCGCTGGTCGTCCGGCGGGAGCGCGACGGCCTGCGCACCTACGCCCACGTGGGCACGGGCAACTACCACCCGCGGACGGCCCAGCTCTACACCGACCTCTCGCTGCTCACGTGCGATCCCAGGATCACCGGCGAGGTCCTCGAGCTCTTCAACGCCATGACCGGGTACTCGCTCAAGGGCGACTACGAGCACTTGCTCGTCGCCCCCACCACGATGCGGCCGACGTTCGAGGCGTTGATCGACGCCGAGATCGAGCACGCCCGCGCCGGCCGGCCGGCGCGCATCTTCGCCAAGCTCAACTCGATGGAAGACCGCAAGATGACGGCACGGCTGTACGAGGCCAGCCAGGCCGGCGTGCAGGTCGATCTGTGCGTCCGCGGGTTCTGCTGCCTCAAGCCCGGCGTGCCGGGGCTGAGCGAGAACATCCGCGTGGTCTCGGTCATCGGGCGCTTCCTCGAGCACTCGCGCATCTTCCACTTCTCGGCGGGAAAGAGCGATCCGCTCAAGGGCCACTGGTACATGGGCAGCGCCGACTGGATGTACCGCAACCTGAACAATCGGCTCGAGGCCATCTGCCCGATCTACGACCAGGACGCCCGGCGTCGGCTGCACGAAGCGATACGCGTCAACCTCGAAGACCGAGACCAGGCCTGGGACCTGCAGCCCGATGGCACGTATACCCGGCGCGAGCGCGCGGGCCGCGGCACGTTTGCCACGCTCATGCGCCTCAGGCAGAAGGCCCACGCCGCGGCCCTGGCGGCCGCGGGCGAGCAGGACCGCTGA
- a CDS encoding N-acetylneuraminate synthase family protein, whose protein sequence is MRIGDRAIGNEHPPYVIAELGVNHDGSADMLEELVRAAHGAGVDAIKLQLFTADDLLAGAATLAEYQKDAGERDPREMLRRLELPMDDARRAVDLAHELGMHAIATVFDLPLLPIAEALPLDAYKTASPDLVHRPLLEALVETGKPLIVSTGAASREEVQRSVGWLAPARDRLAILQCVSSYPTPPGHASVAAVTDLADVFAGPVGYSDHTTLVDTGALAVTRGARVLEKHLTLDRTRPGPDHAASIEPEQLAEYVRLCRAAFEGEWNADPSDERLGPPTKFLLPIEADVRQVARRSIVAACDLPAAHVLTMQDLAFKRPGGGLEPWQADLLLERPLEFDVPADRAIMPEDVID, encoded by the coding sequence GTGCGCATCGGCGACCGGGCCATCGGGAACGAGCACCCGCCCTACGTCATCGCCGAGCTCGGCGTGAACCACGACGGTTCGGCCGACATGCTCGAGGAATTGGTGCGAGCTGCGCATGGAGCCGGCGTCGACGCCATCAAGCTCCAGCTCTTCACCGCCGACGACCTGCTCGCCGGCGCGGCCACGCTGGCCGAATACCAGAAAGACGCGGGCGAGCGCGACCCGCGCGAGATGCTCCGCCGGCTCGAGCTACCGATGGACGACGCACGGCGCGCCGTCGACCTCGCGCACGAGCTCGGCATGCACGCGATCGCGACGGTCTTCGACCTGCCGCTGCTGCCGATCGCCGAAGCGCTCCCACTGGACGCGTACAAGACCGCGTCGCCCGACCTCGTGCACCGGCCGCTCCTGGAAGCGCTGGTCGAGACTGGCAAGCCCTTGATCGTCAGCACGGGTGCGGCCTCGCGCGAGGAAGTCCAGCGGTCCGTCGGCTGGCTGGCACCGGCGCGTGATCGGCTTGCGATCCTCCAGTGCGTGAGCAGCTACCCCACGCCCCCCGGGCACGCGTCGGTGGCCGCCGTCACCGACCTCGCCGACGTGTTTGCCGGTCCGGTTGGCTACAGCGACCACACGACGCTCGTCGACACCGGCGCCCTCGCCGTCACGCGCGGGGCCCGCGTACTCGAGAAGCACCTGACGCTCGATCGCACGCGTCCGGGCCCCGACCACGCCGCCTCCATCGAGCCCGAGCAGCTCGCCGAGTACGTTCGGCTCTGCCGCGCGGCGTTCGAGGGCGAATGGAACGCAGATCCCAGCGACGAACGCCTCGGGCCGCCGACCAAGTTCCTCTTGCCGATCGAGGCCGACGTGCGGCAGGTGGCACGCCGGAGCATCGTGGCGGCGTGTGATCTTCCCGCAGCCCACGTACTCACGATGCAGGACCTCGCCTTCAAGCGGCCTGGCGGCGGGCTCGAGCCCTGGCAGGCCGATCTACTCCTCGAGCGCCCCCTCGAGTTCGACGTCCCCGCCGACCGCGCGATCATGCCGGAGGACGTAATCGACTGA
- a CDS encoding O-antigen ligase family protein, producing MHAERLVLGFFSKPFAKDAIERAQAGPRWLWWLHLIGALAWTICVCGRTTYVEVGGALLWLVTFVRMPWVWRAFVMGLAHPLFLAIVAWTAWRAISLLWSPDVEAGVDRIDKLRFAWNIPFLLPLAPVVGTLAVGLVCGFLIYNLSQLSHGLSRAGLEWLPQWDRMPNRNAGWNEPVAGGTNLCAALGLHLGALLYGRRGWAALGGVGVVITLAAILATGTRGAWLAAAGLVGLACLAGAWKIRWTARRAIVAGVVLLVVAIGGGVVGWKVAAPRALEAREELRQVFEDKDFSSYTGTRLLLMWWAVQAFADNPIGGTGEGGYQPWVLKNLAERGIDPADRTHTGPHPHNTLLQPLANTGAIGLALYVLVLLIMARLAWVMRLHDHPYAAGVPWALLGLFAACMFEVMHMNTHVLAMWMLLLGLAVAGSVDYVLRHDRAVGGDVELEGALEE from the coding sequence ATGCATGCCGAACGCCTCGTGCTCGGGTTCTTCTCGAAGCCGTTTGCGAAAGACGCGATCGAGCGGGCCCAGGCAGGGCCGCGATGGTTGTGGTGGCTGCACCTGATCGGCGCCCTCGCGTGGACCATCTGCGTCTGCGGTCGCACCACCTACGTCGAGGTCGGCGGAGCGCTGCTCTGGCTCGTCACGTTCGTCCGGATGCCCTGGGTCTGGCGTGCATTCGTGATGGGTCTCGCGCACCCGCTCTTCCTGGCGATCGTGGCCTGGACGGCGTGGCGCGCGATCTCGCTGCTGTGGTCACCCGACGTCGAGGCGGGCGTCGACCGCATCGACAAGCTGCGGTTCGCCTGGAACATCCCGTTTCTGCTGCCGCTCGCGCCGGTGGTTGGCACGCTGGCGGTCGGTCTGGTGTGCGGCTTCCTGATCTACAACCTTTCGCAGCTCAGCCACGGGCTCAGCCGGGCGGGGCTCGAGTGGCTGCCGCAGTGGGACCGCATGCCCAACCGCAACGCCGGGTGGAACGAGCCGGTGGCGGGGGGCACGAACCTCTGCGCCGCGCTCGGCCTGCACCTGGGCGCGCTGCTGTATGGTCGACGAGGCTGGGCCGCGCTCGGCGGCGTTGGCGTCGTCATCACGCTTGCGGCGATCCTGGCGACCGGCACGCGTGGCGCGTGGCTGGCTGCGGCGGGACTTGTTGGGCTCGCTTGCCTCGCGGGCGCCTGGAAGATCCGGTGGACCGCGAGGCGCGCGATCGTCGCGGGCGTGGTCTTGCTTGTCGTCGCGATCGGTGGAGGTGTGGTGGGCTGGAAGGTTGCCGCCCCGCGCGCGCTCGAGGCTCGCGAAGAACTCCGACAGGTCTTCGAAGACAAGGACTTCTCGTCGTACACGGGCACCAGGCTGCTGCTGATGTGGTGGGCAGTGCAGGCGTTCGCCGACAACCCCATCGGCGGCACGGGCGAGGGCGGCTACCAGCCCTGGGTGCTCAAGAACCTGGCCGAACGGGGCATCGATCCCGCCGACCGCACGCACACGGGGCCGCATCCGCACAACACCCTCCTGCAGCCGCTCGCCAATACCGGCGCCATCGGCCTGGCGCTGTACGTCCTGGTCCTTCTGATCATGGCGCGGCTCGCGTGGGTGATGCGACTGCACGATCATCCCTACGCCGCGGGGGTGCCGTGGGCGTTGCTCGGCTTGTTCGCGGCGTGCATGTTCGAGGTCATGCACATGAACACGCACGTGCTGGCGATGTGGATGCTGCTGCTAGGGCTCGCGGTCGCCGGCTCAGTCGATTACGTCCTCCGGCATGATCGCGCGGTCGGCGGGGACGTCGAACTCGAGGGGGCGCTCGAGGAGTAG
- a CDS encoding alpha/beta hydrolase: MPTTRCFVAICVLTITFSGWRAMALQPDAAGVVSEEVRIPVPGQDVVLAGTLLVPEAASEDAKAPGVVLITGSSAQDRDETLLDKKPFKVLAEAFVAKGYAVLRYDDRGTKALGIGESTGSFAGSTTADFALDAAAAIEHLASHDAVDGSKVFVCGHSTGGLVTAKLLREGRVPAGAILLASPSVVGWELLSYQTDKILRETDKRQPTGLSPEQIDQMDAVQTGLIRAVAVGDESERRARARDAIDFNVRLGGGDPSAIPEETMDTLIAQALAPLEETWMNYFLKYDPADDLRSARVPVLAIFGALDVQVVPEQNAGLMADYLRDAGDERSAVVTIESQNHLFQAARTGLLDEYATAGEPMQPIVTDIVIAWMDRIVED; the protein is encoded by the coding sequence ATGCCAACCACTCGATGCTTCGTTGCAATCTGCGTCTTGACGATCACGTTCTCTGGCTGGAGGGCGATGGCCCTCCAGCCCGATGCTGCCGGGGTCGTCTCCGAGGAAGTGCGCATCCCCGTGCCCGGGCAGGACGTCGTGCTCGCGGGCACGCTGCTCGTTCCAGAGGCCGCGTCAGAAGATGCCAAAGCGCCCGGCGTCGTGCTCATCACCGGTTCGAGCGCCCAGGACCGTGACGAGACGCTCTTGGACAAGAAGCCGTTCAAGGTCCTGGCCGAGGCATTCGTCGCGAAGGGCTACGCGGTGTTGCGTTACGACGATCGCGGCACAAAGGCCCTCGGCATCGGAGAGAGTACGGGCTCATTCGCTGGCTCGACCACCGCTGACTTCGCGCTCGACGCCGCGGCCGCGATCGAGCACCTGGCGTCGCACGACGCCGTCGATGGCTCGAAGGTGTTCGTCTGTGGGCATAGCACGGGCGGCCTGGTGACCGCCAAGCTGCTCCGCGAGGGACGGGTGCCCGCCGGCGCCATCCTGCTCGCCTCGCCCTCGGTCGTCGGCTGGGAACTGCTGTCTTACCAGACCGACAAGATCCTTCGCGAAACCGACAAACGCCAGCCCACCGGCCTGTCGCCAGAACAGATCGACCAGATGGACGCCGTGCAGACCGGGCTCATTCGCGCGGTCGCAGTCGGGGACGAGTCCGAGCGGCGAGCACGAGCGCGCGACGCCATCGATTTCAACGTGCGGCTCGGGGGCGGAGATCCATCTGCGATTCCTGAGGAGACCATGGACACCCTGATCGCCCAGGCACTCGCGCCGCTCGAAGAGACCTGGATGAATTACTTCCTCAAGTACGACCCGGCCGACGACCTGCGGTCAGCCCGGGTCCCGGTGCTCGCGATCTTCGGTGCGCTCGACGTTCAAGTCGTTCCCGAGCAGAACGCCGGTCTTATGGCCGACTATCTCCGCGACGCCGGCGACGAGCGGTCGGCCGTCGTGACGATCGAATCGCAGAACCATCTCTTCCAGGCGGCTCGAACGGGCTTGCTCGACGAGTACGCAACGGCTGGTGAACCGATGCAGCCCATCGTGACCGACATCGTGATTGCCTGGATGGATCGAATCGTGGAAGACTGA